In Portunus trituberculatus isolate SZX2019 chromosome 24, ASM1759143v1, whole genome shotgun sequence, a single genomic region encodes these proteins:
- the LOC123508281 gene encoding putative pre-mRNA-splicing factor ATP-dependent RNA helicase PRP1 isoform X2, with translation MSKRKIDINPSALRKRYAQDNDRETDRESGYNSSYSNYSNNSGRLGYMGDYQRSDIYPGTVGGGVGGGGGSSYNSNNQQRGAVAMSVNPFTNLPYTPRYYELYRKRIGLPVWEYRTKFFELLDSNQTIVLVGETGSGKTTQMPQWCVEFARSKGKKAVACTQPRRVAAMSVAQRVAEELDVALGQEVGYSIRFEDCSSSKTVLKYMTDGMLLREAMSDPMLENYQVILLDEAHERTLATDILMGVLKEVLKQRSDLKLVVMSATLDAGKFQQYFDKAPLLNVPGRTHPVEIYYTPEPERDYLEAAIRTVIQIHICEEIQGDVLLFLTGQEEIEEACKRIKREVDALGPDVGDLKCIPLYSTLPPNLQQRIFEAPPPNKPNGAIGRKVVVSTNIAETSLTIDGVVFVIDPGFAKQKVYNPRIRVESLLVSPISKASAQQRAGRAGRTRPGKCFRLYTEKAFKNEMQDNTYPEILRSNLGSVVLQLKKLGIDDLVHFDFMDPPAPETLMRALELLNYLAALDDDGNLTELGAIMAEFPLDPQLAKMVIASCDFNCSNEILSITAMLSVPQCFVRPNEAKKAADEAKMRFAHIDGDHLTLLNVYHAFKQNMEDVQWCYDNFVNYRSLKSADNVRQQLSRIMDRFSLKRTSTDFNSRDYYMNIRKALVSGFFMQVAHLERTGHYMTIKDNQVVQLHPSTCLDHKPEWVLYNEFVLTTKNYIRTVTDIKPDWLIKVAPNYYDMQNFPQCEARRQLENIITRFESRQYREGF, from the exons ATGTCCAAGCGGAAAATAGACATCAACCCATCAGCCTTGCGGAAAAG GTACGCACAGGACAATGaccgagagacagacagagagagtggCTACAACAGCAGTTACAGCAATTACAGCAACAACTCAGGACGCTTAGGTTACATGGGTGATTACCAGCGGTCAGATATATACCCAGGCACagttggcggtggtgttggtggtggtggtggcagcagctacaacagcaacaaccagCAACGAGGAGCTGTAGCCATGTCTGTTAATCCCTTCACCAACTTGCCCTACACCCCTAGATACTATGAGCTGTACAG GAAAAGAATTGGACTCCCCGTATGGGAGTACAGGACCAAATTCTTTGAATTACTGGACAGTAATCAGACCATAGTGTTGGTTGGAGAGACAGGCTCTGGCAAGACCACACAGATGCCACAGTGGTGTGTAGAGTTTGCACGCTCTAAAGGCAAAAAGGCTGTGGCCTGTACCCAACCCAGGAGGGTGGCAGCCATGTCTGTGGCTCAGCGTGTGGCTGAG GAGTTGGATGTGGCCCTTGGCCAAGAGGTGGGGTACTCCATTCGTTTTGAGGACTGTTCCTCCTCTAAAACAGTGCTGAAGTATATGACAGATGGTATGTTGTTGAGGGAGGCTATGAGTGATCCCATGCTGGAGAACTACCAG GTCATCTTGTTAGATGAGGCTCATGAACGCACACTAGCCACTGATATCCTGATGGGAGTGCTGAAGGAGGTGTTGAAGCAAAGGAGTGACTTGAAGCTAGTGGTGATGTCAGCCACTCTGGATGCTGGCAAATTCCAACAGTACTTTGACAAGGCTCCTCTACTTAATGTCCCAGGCCGAACCCACCCTGTAGAGATCTATTACACCCCAGAACCAGAGAGGGACTACCTGGAGGCTGCCATCAGGACTGTCATACAG ATCCACATATGTGAAGAAATACAGGGAGATGTGTTGCTATTCCTGACAGGACAGGAAGAGATTGAGGAAGCATGCAAACGTATTAAGCGGGAAGTGGATGCTCTAGGTCCTGATGTTGGGGATCTCAaatgtattcctttatattctaCATTGCCCCCAAACCTGCAGCAGCGCATCTTTGAAGCTCCTCCCCCAAACAAGCCAAATGGGGCCATTGGACggaaggtggtggtgtccaCAAATATTGCTGAGACCTCCCTTACTATTGATGGTGTCGTCTTTGTGATTGATCCAGGCTTTGCCAAACAGAAA GTGTACAACCCTCGTATCCGTGTGGAGTCCCTGTTAGTGTCCCCAATCAGTAAGGCATCAGCTCAGCAACGGGCTGGTCGAGCTGGTAGGACCAGGCCAGGCAAATGTTTCCGCCTCTACACTGAAAAGGCCTTCAAGAATGAAATGCAG GACAATACATACCCTGAGATCCTCCGTTCCAATCTTGGGTCTGTGGTGCTGCAGCTCAAAAAACTAGGCATAGATGACTTGGTTCATTTTGACTTCATGGACCCTCCAGCTCCTGAGACCCTCATGCGAGCCCTAGAGCTTCTTAACTATCTGGCAGctcttgatgatgatg GTAATCTTACAGAACTTGGAGCAATTATGGCAGAGTTTCCACTTGATCCTCAGTTAGCAAAGATGGTAATTGCTTCCTGTGACTTCAATTGCTCCAATGAAATCCTGTCCATCACAGCTATGCTATCAG TACCGCAGTGCTTTGTGCGCCCTAATGAGGCCAAGAAAGCTGCTGACGAGGCCAAGATGAGATTTGCGCACATAGATGGAGATCACCTCACCCTGCTGAACGTCTACCACGCCTTCAAGCAAA ATATGGAGGACGTCCAGTGGTGCTATGACAATTTTGTCAACTATCGTTCACTGAAGTCTGCAGACAACGTTCGGCAGCAGTTGTCACGCATCATGGACAGGTTTAGCCTTAAGCGTACCTCCACAGATTTCAACTCCCGTGACTACTACATGAACATCCGCAAGGCACTTGTTTCAGGGTTCTTCATGCAG GTAGCACATTTGGAGCGCACTGGCCACTACATGACCATTAAAGATAACCAAGTGGTCCAACTGCATCCCTCCACCTGCCTTGACCACAAACCAGAGTGGGTTCTGTACAATGAGTTTGTCCTCACCACCAAGAATTACATCAGAACAGTTACTGATATTAAAC ctGACTGGCTCATCAAGGTGGCCCCTAACTACTATGACATGCAGAACTTTCCTCAGTGTGAAGCCCGAAGACAGCTGGAGAACATCATCACAAGATTTGAGTCTAGACAATACAGGGAAGGATTCTAA
- the LOC123508283 gene encoding programmed cell death protein 4-like: MGDLAVIGQAPVMAGDPVDEVMVNGMASESKENVEGLINGVVELTERVKRRAKRPSKFMTKELSRANSDTQVIAPLRALKNSRKSRNGFGRGLPKKGGAGGKGTWGALGSELAEEELDGAIDSNDPNYDEANPENREYKIKVINLDRSNEELQKQISSLVAEYFDHGDTHETYLSLEELQVSTRAHLVVVSAVELAMEHKPSHREMTSVLLADLYGHLLFEPHYAKGYDTLIKNLNELVLDTPEAPTILGNFIARSIADDCIPPKFLQGYKGKVDCEHAVVTLARSDSLLSMRHGLVRLDNVWGVGGGTRPVKYLVKQMVLLLEEFLSSSDIAEATRCLQELEVPHFHHELVYEAIVMAIEKMDTRTSSMMCELLDSMHRAIIITPTQMRAGFLRVYEDMPQICVDVPPAYTILEKFVLQCQTLRIVGDDVVKKLPVRGRKRFVSEGDGGRVKDDAYF, translated from the exons ATGGGCGACTTGGCTGTCATCGGTCAGGCTCCCGTCATGGCGGGCGACCCTGTTGACGAAGTTATGGTGAATGGCATGGCGTCGGAGAGCAAGGAGAACGTAGAGGGACTTAtcaatggtgtggtggaactgactGAGCGTGTGAAACGCCGTGCCAAGCGTCCTTCCAAGTTCATGACCAAAGAGTTGAGTCGGGCGAACTCCGACACGCAGGTGATAGCCCCGCTGAGGGCGCTCAAAAACTCGCGCAAGTCTCGTAATGGCTTCGGACGCGGCCTGCCCAAGAAAG GTGGAGCAGGAGGCAAAGGAACCTGGGGAGCGCTGGGATCTGAATtggcggaggaggagttggaTGGAGCCATCGACTCCAATGATCCTAACTATGATGAAGCAAACCCTGAGAATAGGGAGTACAAGATCAAAGTGATTAATCTTGACCGTTCCAATGAAGAACTGCAG AAACAAATCTCATCCCTGGTGGCCGAGTACTTTGACCACGGGGACACCCATGAAACGTACCTGTCCCTGGAGGAGCTGCAGGTGTCGACACGGGCACACCTGGTGGTTGTGTCTGCAGTGGAGCTTGCCATGGAGCATAAGCCCTCTCACCGAGAGATGACCAGTGTCCTCCTGGCGGACCTGTACGGTCACCTTCTCTTTGAGCCTCATTATGCCAAAG GTTATGATACGCTTATAAAGAACCTTAACGAGCTTGTGCTGGATACGCCAGAAGCTCCCACCATCCTGGGCAACTTCATCGCGCGCTCCATTGCCGATGATTGCATCCCTCCCAAGTTCCTTCAGGGTTACAAAGGCAAG GTTGACTGTGAGCATGCGGTTGTGACGTTGGCAAGGTCGGACAGCCTCTTGTCTATGCGCCATGGCCTGGTGAGGCTGGACAATGTGTGGGGAGTTGGAGGTGGGACCAGACCTGTGAAATACCTGGTGAAGCAGATGGTTCTGCTATTGGAGGagtttttatcctcctctgACATTGCTGAGGCCACAAGATGCCTTCAGGAACTGGAGGTGCCTCATTTCCACCATGAACTG GTGTATGAAGCCATTGTGATGGCTATAGAAAAAATGGACACGCGTACCTCTTCAATGATGTGCGAGTTGCTGGATTCTATGCACCGCGCCATCATCATAACACCCACACAGATGAGGGCTGGCTTCCTGAGG GTGTATGAGGATATGCCGCAGATCTGTGTGGATGTGCCTCCCGCCTACACTATATTAGAGAAGTTCGTATTGCAGTGTCAGACACTCAGGATTGTAGGGGACGATGTGGTGAAGAAGTTGCCTGTCAG GGGCCGCAAGCGTTTTGTGTCCGAGGGTGATGGAGGCCGTGTGAAGGATGACGCCTACTTCTGA
- the LOC123508281 gene encoding putative pre-mRNA-splicing factor ATP-dependent RNA helicase PRP1 isoform X1 — MSKRKIDINPSALRKSQPWHQRGPRAHGQGHVNVVRYAQDNDRETDRESGYNSSYSNYSNNSGRLGYMGDYQRSDIYPGTVGGGVGGGGGSSYNSNNQQRGAVAMSVNPFTNLPYTPRYYELYRKRIGLPVWEYRTKFFELLDSNQTIVLVGETGSGKTTQMPQWCVEFARSKGKKAVACTQPRRVAAMSVAQRVAEELDVALGQEVGYSIRFEDCSSSKTVLKYMTDGMLLREAMSDPMLENYQVILLDEAHERTLATDILMGVLKEVLKQRSDLKLVVMSATLDAGKFQQYFDKAPLLNVPGRTHPVEIYYTPEPERDYLEAAIRTVIQIHICEEIQGDVLLFLTGQEEIEEACKRIKREVDALGPDVGDLKCIPLYSTLPPNLQQRIFEAPPPNKPNGAIGRKVVVSTNIAETSLTIDGVVFVIDPGFAKQKVYNPRIRVESLLVSPISKASAQQRAGRAGRTRPGKCFRLYTEKAFKNEMQDNTYPEILRSNLGSVVLQLKKLGIDDLVHFDFMDPPAPETLMRALELLNYLAALDDDGNLTELGAIMAEFPLDPQLAKMVIASCDFNCSNEILSITAMLSVPQCFVRPNEAKKAADEAKMRFAHIDGDHLTLLNVYHAFKQNMEDVQWCYDNFVNYRSLKSADNVRQQLSRIMDRFSLKRTSTDFNSRDYYMNIRKALVSGFFMQVAHLERTGHYMTIKDNQVVQLHPSTCLDHKPEWVLYNEFVLTTKNYIRTVTDIKPDWLIKVAPNYYDMQNFPQCEARRQLENIITRFESRQYREGF, encoded by the exons ATGTCCAAGCGGAAAATAGACATCAACCCATCAGCCTTGCGGAAAAG CCAGCCTTGGCATCAGCGAGGGCCACGAGCACATGGCCAAGGTCATGTCAATGTTGTCAG GTACGCACAGGACAATGaccgagagacagacagagagagtggCTACAACAGCAGTTACAGCAATTACAGCAACAACTCAGGACGCTTAGGTTACATGGGTGATTACCAGCGGTCAGATATATACCCAGGCACagttggcggtggtgttggtggtggtggtggcagcagctacaacagcaacaaccagCAACGAGGAGCTGTAGCCATGTCTGTTAATCCCTTCACCAACTTGCCCTACACCCCTAGATACTATGAGCTGTACAG GAAAAGAATTGGACTCCCCGTATGGGAGTACAGGACCAAATTCTTTGAATTACTGGACAGTAATCAGACCATAGTGTTGGTTGGAGAGACAGGCTCTGGCAAGACCACACAGATGCCACAGTGGTGTGTAGAGTTTGCACGCTCTAAAGGCAAAAAGGCTGTGGCCTGTACCCAACCCAGGAGGGTGGCAGCCATGTCTGTGGCTCAGCGTGTGGCTGAG GAGTTGGATGTGGCCCTTGGCCAAGAGGTGGGGTACTCCATTCGTTTTGAGGACTGTTCCTCCTCTAAAACAGTGCTGAAGTATATGACAGATGGTATGTTGTTGAGGGAGGCTATGAGTGATCCCATGCTGGAGAACTACCAG GTCATCTTGTTAGATGAGGCTCATGAACGCACACTAGCCACTGATATCCTGATGGGAGTGCTGAAGGAGGTGTTGAAGCAAAGGAGTGACTTGAAGCTAGTGGTGATGTCAGCCACTCTGGATGCTGGCAAATTCCAACAGTACTTTGACAAGGCTCCTCTACTTAATGTCCCAGGCCGAACCCACCCTGTAGAGATCTATTACACCCCAGAACCAGAGAGGGACTACCTGGAGGCTGCCATCAGGACTGTCATACAG ATCCACATATGTGAAGAAATACAGGGAGATGTGTTGCTATTCCTGACAGGACAGGAAGAGATTGAGGAAGCATGCAAACGTATTAAGCGGGAAGTGGATGCTCTAGGTCCTGATGTTGGGGATCTCAaatgtattcctttatattctaCATTGCCCCCAAACCTGCAGCAGCGCATCTTTGAAGCTCCTCCCCCAAACAAGCCAAATGGGGCCATTGGACggaaggtggtggtgtccaCAAATATTGCTGAGACCTCCCTTACTATTGATGGTGTCGTCTTTGTGATTGATCCAGGCTTTGCCAAACAGAAA GTGTACAACCCTCGTATCCGTGTGGAGTCCCTGTTAGTGTCCCCAATCAGTAAGGCATCAGCTCAGCAACGGGCTGGTCGAGCTGGTAGGACCAGGCCAGGCAAATGTTTCCGCCTCTACACTGAAAAGGCCTTCAAGAATGAAATGCAG GACAATACATACCCTGAGATCCTCCGTTCCAATCTTGGGTCTGTGGTGCTGCAGCTCAAAAAACTAGGCATAGATGACTTGGTTCATTTTGACTTCATGGACCCTCCAGCTCCTGAGACCCTCATGCGAGCCCTAGAGCTTCTTAACTATCTGGCAGctcttgatgatgatg GTAATCTTACAGAACTTGGAGCAATTATGGCAGAGTTTCCACTTGATCCTCAGTTAGCAAAGATGGTAATTGCTTCCTGTGACTTCAATTGCTCCAATGAAATCCTGTCCATCACAGCTATGCTATCAG TACCGCAGTGCTTTGTGCGCCCTAATGAGGCCAAGAAAGCTGCTGACGAGGCCAAGATGAGATTTGCGCACATAGATGGAGATCACCTCACCCTGCTGAACGTCTACCACGCCTTCAAGCAAA ATATGGAGGACGTCCAGTGGTGCTATGACAATTTTGTCAACTATCGTTCACTGAAGTCTGCAGACAACGTTCGGCAGCAGTTGTCACGCATCATGGACAGGTTTAGCCTTAAGCGTACCTCCACAGATTTCAACTCCCGTGACTACTACATGAACATCCGCAAGGCACTTGTTTCAGGGTTCTTCATGCAG GTAGCACATTTGGAGCGCACTGGCCACTACATGACCATTAAAGATAACCAAGTGGTCCAACTGCATCCCTCCACCTGCCTTGACCACAAACCAGAGTGGGTTCTGTACAATGAGTTTGTCCTCACCACCAAGAATTACATCAGAACAGTTACTGATATTAAAC ctGACTGGCTCATCAAGGTGGCCCCTAACTACTATGACATGCAGAACTTTCCTCAGTGTGAAGCCCGAAGACAGCTGGAGAACATCATCACAAGATTTGAGTCTAGACAATACAGGGAAGGATTCTAA